A genome region from Paracoccus stylophorae includes the following:
- the ccmB gene encoding heme exporter protein CcmB: MLALLTRDLVLATRAGGGFGLAVAFFLILCALVPFGVGPQTAALRPIAPGMLWIGALLACLLSLDRIFALDHEDGSLDLLATAPVPLEGVVAVKAIAHWITTGLPLVAAAPLFGVLLHLPGAATPWLIASLLVGTPALSMLGAFGAALTVGLRRGGLLLSLLVLPLYIPTLIFGTDIVRRAAAGGDPATPMLFLAGITALVVALMPFAAAAALRVNLR; this comes from the coding sequence ATGCTGGCGCTGCTGACGCGCGATCTGGTGCTGGCCACCCGCGCGGGCGGCGGTTTCGGCCTGGCCGTCGCCTTTTTCCTGATCCTGTGCGCGTTGGTGCCCTTTGGCGTCGGCCCGCAGACTGCCGCGCTGCGGCCCATCGCGCCCGGCATGTTGTGGATCGGCGCGCTGCTGGCCTGCCTGTTGTCGCTGGATCGCATCTTTGCGCTGGATCACGAGGATGGCAGTCTGGACCTGCTGGCAACCGCGCCCGTCCCGCTGGAGGGGGTCGTGGCGGTCAAGGCCATCGCCCACTGGATCACCACCGGCCTGCCGCTGGTCGCCGCCGCGCCGCTGTTCGGGGTGCTGCTGCATCTGCCCGGTGCCGCCACGCCGTGGCTGATCGCCTCGCTGCTGGTCGGCACACCGGCGCTGTCGATGCTGGGCGCGTTCGGGGCGGCGCTGACGGTCGGGCTGCGGCGCGGCGGGCTGCTGCTGTCGCTGCTGGTCCTGCCGCTGTATATCCCGACGCTGATCTTCGGAACCGATATCGTCCGCCGCGCCGCCGCCGGCGGCGATCCGGCCACGCCGATGCTGTTTCTGGCCGGGATCACCGCCCTGGTCGTGGCGCTGATGCCATTTGCCGCAGCCGCCGCCTTGCGCGTCAACCTGCGCTGA
- the ccmA gene encoding heme ABC exporter ATP-binding protein CcmA codes for MTLLSVHDLAVARGGIRAVEGVGFSLSAGQALILRGPNGIGKTTLLRTIAGLQPPVAGQIAMPEDAAAYAAHADGLKLALTVAENLRFWARVFGGDDGGIGTALAAMDLAALADRPAGFLSAGQKRRLGLARLLVTGRRLWILDEPTVSLDGASVARFGAVIRAHLAQGGAALMATHLDLGLAEARVLDLTAFRAVPGRRAEPAGFNEAFA; via the coding sequence ATGACGCTGCTGTCCGTCCACGACCTTGCCGTGGCGCGCGGCGGGATCCGGGCGGTCGAGGGTGTCGGCTTTTCCCTGTCTGCCGGTCAGGCGCTGATCCTGCGCGGCCCCAACGGCATCGGCAAGACGACGCTTCTGCGCACCATCGCGGGTCTTCAGCCGCCGGTCGCGGGCCAGATCGCGATGCCCGAGGATGCGGCCGCCTATGCCGCCCACGCAGACGGGCTGAAACTGGCGCTGACAGTGGCCGAAAACCTGCGCTTCTGGGCGCGCGTGTTCGGCGGCGATGACGGCGGCATCGGCACGGCACTGGCCGCGATGGATCTGGCGGCGCTGGCCGATCGTCCGGCGGGCTTTCTGTCGGCGGGCCAGAAACGGCGTCTGGGCTTGGCGCGCCTGCTGGTGACGGGGCGCAGGCTGTGGATTCTGGATGAACCGACGGTCTCGCTGGATGGCGCGTCGGTCGCGCGTTTCGGCGCCGTGATCCGCGCCCATCTGGCCCAGGGCGGGGCGGCGCTGATGGCCACGCATCTGGATCTGGGGCTGGCCGAGGCACGCGTGCTGGACCTGACCGCGTTCCGCGCCGTCCCCGGACGTCGCGCAGAACCGGCCGGCTTCAACGAGGCGTTCGCATGA
- a CDS encoding Mth938-like domain-containing protein, which translates to MAMNPTDFDGAVPVDGYGPGFFRVGGKVFHGPVLATGEGCRDWAGLQDRAALLDLAGRIDVLFVGTGAQIAHLPADLAQDLEQAGIAVEAMASPTAARTYNVTLSEGRRVACALLPV; encoded by the coding sequence ATGGCGATGAACCCCACGGATTTCGACGGTGCCGTTCCGGTGGACGGTTATGGCCCCGGCTTTTTCCGGGTCGGCGGCAAGGTGTTTCACGGCCCGGTCCTGGCCACGGGCGAGGGGTGCCGCGACTGGGCCGGATTGCAGGATCGGGCCGCGCTGCTGGACCTGGCCGGCCGGATCGACGTGCTGTTCGTGGGCACCGGTGCGCAGATCGCGCATCTGCCCGCCGATCTGGCGCAGGATCTGGAACAGGCGGGGATCGCGGTCGAGGCGATGGCCTCGCCCACCGCCGCGCGCACCTATAACGTGACCCTGTCCGAAGGTCGCCGCGTCGCCTGCGCGCTTTTGCCGGTATGA
- the secF gene encoding protein translocase subunit SecF: MAFRLKLVPDNTNIDFFRWQVLTFGLSSVAAVLSVVALFVFGLNFGIDFKGGTTIRTESTQAVDVGEYRQALQPLDLGDVAITQVYDPTFREDQHVAQVRVSAQEGTEAVTPETISAIEAALQEVDPSITFPQIESVGPKVSGELIQTAIYAVLASLAAISVYIWLRFEWQFAVGAIVSLLHDVLITMGVFAAFQIKFDLTTIAALLTIVGYSINDTVVVFDRLRENLMKYKKRPLRDLMNLSVNETLSRTVMTSGTTLVALIALLILGGDVIRGFVFAITFGILIGTYSSVYIAKNVVLWLGVKRDWSKKDPEQDGSPFSNAEAP, translated from the coding sequence ATGGCTTTCCGACTGAAACTGGTTCCCGACAACACCAATATCGACTTCTTTCGCTGGCAGGTGCTGACCTTCGGGCTATCCTCGGTGGCGGCGGTGCTGTCGGTGGTGGCGCTGTTCGTGTTCGGGCTGAATTTCGGCATCGACTTCAAGGGCGGCACCACGATCCGCACCGAATCGACGCAGGCGGTGGATGTGGGCGAATATCGCCAGGCGCTGCAACCGCTGGATCTGGGCGATGTGGCGATCACGCAGGTCTATGACCCCACCTTCCGCGAGGATCAGCACGTCGCCCAGGTCCGCGTCAGCGCGCAGGAGGGGACCGAGGCCGTCACCCCCGAAACCATCAGCGCCATCGAGGCCGCCCTGCAAGAGGTCGATCCGTCGATCACCTTCCCGCAGATCGAATCGGTCGGCCCCAAGGTTTCGGGCGAGCTGATCCAGACCGCGATCTATGCCGTGCTGGCCTCGCTTGCCGCGATCTCGGTATATATCTGGCTGCGGTTCGAATGGCAGTTCGCCGTCGGCGCCATCGTGTCGCTGCTGCATGACGTGCTGATCACGATGGGCGTCTTTGCCGCCTTCCAGATCAAGTTCGACCTGACCACCATCGCCGCGCTGCTGACCATCGTCGGCTATTCGATCAACGACACCGTCGTCGTCTTCGACCGGCTGCGCGAAAACCTGATGAAATACAAGAAACGTCCGTTGCGCGACCTGATGAACCTGTCGGTGAACGAGACGCTGTCGCGCACGGTGATGACCTCGGGGACGACGCTGGTGGCGCTGATCGCGCTGCTGATCCTGGGCGGCGACGTGATTCGCGGCTTTGTCTTCGCGATCACCTTCGGCATCCTGATCGGCACCTATTCCTCGGTCTATATCGCCAAGAACGTGGTGCTGTGGCTGGGGGTCAAGCGCGACTGGTCGAAAAAGGACCCCGAACAGGACGGCTCGCCCTTTTCGAACGCCGAGGCGCCCTGA
- the secD gene encoding protein translocase subunit SecD: protein MLQIDRWKRILIIGICLLGLAYAMPNLFYNRVEAHNDAVATIEKTGVTTPELVQARDGWPGWLPSGLVNLGLDLRGGAHLLGEVQVDQVYKARMDSLWPELRRALADERATIGAVRRVPAPDGVLKIEIGQPDQLARAVEIVRGFSEPVTTLTGAGQSSLAIDAQGNAITIRLSDAEKAVTDDRTIQQSLEIIRRRVDEVGTREPTIMRQGTDRILIQVPGIGSAAELKALIGTTAKLTFNPVVGTGADPDARVGIGQVVLPAADQEGVYYTVEETPVVTGEELTDALPSTDQNGMPSVDFRFNPTGARKFGAYTSANVGQPFAIVLDDQVISAPVIRQAITTGSGQISGSMDYEEANRLAVLLRAGALPAELTFLEERTVGPELGQDSIDAGRIASAVGFVAVIVLMILSYGLFGLFASVALAVNMGLIFGVLSMIGATLTLPGIAGIVLTIGMAVDANVLVFERIREEKKTARGPARAIEQGYERAMSAIIDANITTLIVAAILFVLGSGPVKGFAVTLTIGIVTSVFTALFVTRLLTIAWFERARPRQIEV, encoded by the coding sequence ATGCTTCAGATCGACCGATGGAAGCGCATCCTGATCATCGGGATTTGCCTTCTGGGGCTGGCCTATGCCATGCCCAACCTGTTCTACAACCGGGTCGAGGCGCATAACGACGCCGTGGCCACTATTGAAAAGACCGGTGTGACGACGCCCGAACTGGTGCAGGCGCGCGACGGCTGGCCGGGCTGGCTGCCAAGCGGGCTGGTCAATCTGGGGCTGGATCTGCGCGGCGGCGCGCATCTTCTGGGCGAGGTGCAGGTCGATCAGGTCTACAAGGCGCGGATGGATTCGCTGTGGCCGGAACTGCGCCGCGCGCTGGCCGACGAACGTGCGACCATCGGCGCGGTGCGCCGCGTGCCCGCCCCCGACGGCGTCCTGAAGATCGAGATCGGGCAGCCCGACCAGCTGGCCCGCGCGGTCGAGATCGTGCGCGGATTTTCCGAACCGGTGACGACCCTGACCGGGGCGGGACAATCCAGCCTTGCCATCGACGCGCAGGGCAACGCCATCACGATCCGGCTGTCCGACGCCGAAAAGGCCGTCACCGACGACCGCACGATCCAGCAATCGCTGGAAATCATCCGCCGCCGCGTGGACGAGGTCGGCACGCGAGAGCCGACGATCATGCGCCAGGGCACCGACCGCATCCTGATCCAGGTTCCGGGCATCGGATCGGCGGCCGAACTGAAGGCGCTGATCGGCACGACGGCGAAGCTGACCTTCAATCCGGTGGTGGGAACGGGCGCGGACCCGGATGCCCGCGTGGGCATCGGCCAGGTCGTTCTGCCCGCCGCCGATCAGGAAGGCGTCTATTACACGGTCGAAGAAACGCCGGTCGTCACCGGCGAGGAACTGACCGACGCGCTGCCCTCGACCGACCAGAACGGCATGCCGTCGGTCGATTTCCGCTTCAACCCGACCGGCGCGCGCAAGTTCGGCGCCTATACCAGCGCCAATGTCGGCCAACCCTTTGCGATCGTGCTGGACGATCAGGTGATCTCGGCCCCGGTCATCCGGCAGGCGATCACCACCGGGTCGGGCCAGATCTCGGGCTCGATGGATTATGAAGAGGCGAACCGGCTGGCGGTGCTGCTGCGCGCAGGCGCGCTGCCGGCCGAGCTGACATTTCTGGAAGAACGCACCGTCGGGCCCGAGCTGGGGCAGGACAGCATCGACGCGGGCCGCATCGCCTCGGCCGTGGGGTTCGTGGCGGTCATCGTGCTGATGATCCTGTCCTACGGGCTGTTCGGCCTGTTCGCCTCGGTCGCGCTGGCGGTCAATATGGGGCTGATCTTCGGCGTGCTGTCGATGATCGGGGCCACGCTGACGCTGCCGGGCATCGCCGGGATCGTGCTGACCATCGGCATGGCCGTGGACGCCAACGTGCTGGTGTTCGAGCGGATCCGCGAGGAAAAGAAGACCGCCCGCGGTCCGGCGCGCGCCATCGAGCAGGGTTATGAACGCGCGATGTCGGCGATCATCGACGCCAACATCACCACGCTGATCGTCGCCGCGATCCTGTTCGTGCTTGGTTCGGGTCCGGTCAAGGGGTTCGCTGTGACGCTGACCATCGGCATCGTCACCTCGGTCTTCACCGCCCTGTTCGTGACCCGGCTGCTGACGATTGCCTGGTTCGAACGCGCCCGTCCGCGCCAGATCGAGGTATGA
- the yajC gene encoding preprotein translocase subunit YajC gives MFATPAFAQAAGAGSGAAFAQFIPLILIFAIMYFLMIRPQQKRVKQHRAMVEALKKGDHVVTQGGILGKVATVRDDELEVEIAQGVKVRIVRSTVAQVLNKTEPAAANG, from the coding sequence ATGTTCGCAACCCCCGCCTTTGCCCAGGCTGCCGGTGCCGGTTCCGGTGCCGCCTTTGCGCAGTTCATCCCGCTGATCCTGATCTTCGCGATCATGTATTTCCTGATGATCCGGCCGCAGCAAAAGCGGGTCAAGCAGCACCGCGCGATGGTCGAGGCGCTGAAGAAGGGCGATCACGTCGTCACCCAGGGGGGAATTCTGGGCAAGGTCGCCACCGTGCGCGACGACGAGCTTGAGGTCGAGATCGCGCAGGGCGTCAAGGTCCGCATCGTCCGTTCCACCGTGGCGCAGGTGCTGAACAAGACCGAACCGGCGGCCGCCAACGGCTGA
- the mazG gene encoding nucleoside triphosphate pyrophosphohydrolase, whose protein sequence is MTDQARDDIRDPAAQIVRLIDIMAALRDPRTGCPWDIEQDFASIAPYTIEEAHEVEDAIQRQAWDELPGELGDLLLQVVFHAQMAREAGMFDFADCAAAIADKLVFRHPHVFGSESRDKSAEQQVRDWEAIKAVERAGKAERGTLDGVALGLPALTRAVKLQNRAARVGFDWPGPEDVLDKIAEETAELVEARDDLGPDALEEEFGDLLFVMANLARHLKIDPELALRRANAKFTRRFQAIEAALAAQGRRPEDSDLAEMDGLWNRAKAAEKAAG, encoded by the coding sequence ATGACCGACCAAGCCCGCGACGACATCCGCGATCCGGCGGCCCAGATCGTCCGCCTGATCGACATCATGGCCGCGCTGCGCGATCCCCGAACCGGCTGTCCGTGGGACATCGAACAGGATTTCGCCTCGATCGCGCCCTATACCATCGAAGAGGCGCACGAGGTCGAGGACGCGATCCAGCGTCAGGCCTGGGACGAGTTGCCGGGCGAACTGGGCGATCTGCTGTTGCAGGTGGTCTTTCACGCCCAGATGGCGCGCGAGGCGGGCATGTTCGATTTCGCCGACTGCGCCGCCGCGATCGCAGACAAGCTGGTGTTTCGCCATCCCCATGTCTTCGGCAGCGAATCGCGCGACAAATCGGCCGAGCAGCAGGTCCGGGACTGGGAGGCGATCAAGGCGGTCGAACGCGCCGGCAAGGCCGAGCGCGGAACGCTGGACGGGGTGGCGTTGGGCCTGCCCGCGCTGACGCGGGCGGTCAAGTTGCAGAATCGCGCGGCCCGCGTGGGCTTTGATTGGCCGGGGCCTGAAGACGTGCTGGACAAGATCGCCGAGGAAACCGCCGAACTGGTCGAGGCGCGCGACGATCTTGGCCCCGACGCGCTGGAGGAGGAGTTCGGCGATCTGCTGTTCGTGATGGCCAATCTGGCGCGGCACCTGAAGATCGACCCGGAACTGGCCCTGCGTCGCGCCAACGCCAAGTTCACCCGCCGTTTTCAGGCGATCGAGGCCGCGCTGGCCGCCCAGGGCCGCCGCCCCGAAGACAGCGATCTGGCCGAGATGGACGGGCTGTGGAACCGCGCCAAGGCGGCCGAGAAGGCAGCCGGGTAA
- a CDS encoding sulfite exporter TauE/SafE family protein → MAMADLVLPGLTLLATGAFAGVLAGLLGVGGGIVLVPAFLFVFAQAGYDGPDLMQICLATSLATIIVTSLRSVSSHHRKGAVDWPILKGWAPGIAIGALLGVLTVGSLRTHVLQMIFAVLVIVIATYMAVSRPHWRLADRMPEGWRRRLISPLIGFLSVLLGIGGGSIGVPLMSLHGRPIHRAVATSAGFGVLIAVPSVATFLLLPATNAPPWTVGSVNLPAFLVTISMTLITAPMGAALAHRTDPPRLKRYFAIFLFLVALNMLRKALAG, encoded by the coding sequence ATGGCCATGGCCGATCTGGTCCTTCCCGGCCTGACATTGCTGGCCACAGGGGCGTTTGCCGGCGTGCTGGCGGGGTTGCTGGGCGTGGGCGGCGGCATCGTGCTGGTGCCTGCCTTCCTGTTCGTGTTCGCGCAGGCCGGGTATGACGGGCCGGACCTGATGCAGATCTGTCTGGCGACGTCGCTGGCCACGATCATCGTCACCTCGCTGCGGTCGGTCTCGTCCCATCATCGCAAGGGCGCGGTGGACTGGCCGATCCTGAAGGGCTGGGCGCCGGGCATCGCCATCGGCGCGTTGCTGGGCGTGCTGACGGTCGGATCGCTGCGCACCCACGTGTTGCAGATGATCTTTGCGGTGCTGGTCATCGTCATCGCGACCTATATGGCCGTCTCGCGTCCGCACTGGCGTCTGGCCGACCGGATGCCCGAGGGCTGGCGGCGCCGGCTGATCTCGCCGCTGATCGGGTTTCTGTCGGTGCTTCTGGGGATCGGCGGCGGCAGTATCGGCGTGCCGCTGATGTCGCTGCACGGGCGTCCGATCCACCGCGCGGTCGCCACCTCGGCGGGGTTCGGCGTGCTGATCGCGGTGCCGTCGGTGGCGACCTTCCTGCTGCTGCCGGCGACGAACGCGCCTCCATGGACCGTGGGGTCGGTCAACCTGCCGGCGTTTCTGGTCACGATCAGCATGACGCTGATCACCGCGCCGATGGGGGCGGCGCTGGCCCATCGCACCGATCCGCCCCGGCTCAAGCGTTACTTCGCGATTTTCCTGTTCCTCGTTGCGCTGAACATGCTGCGCAAGGCGCTGGCGGGCTGA